In Yarrowia lipolytica chromosome 1F, complete sequence, a genomic segment contains:
- a CDS encoding uncharacterized protein (Compare to YALI0F24651g, similar to Saccharomyces cerevisiae COX15 (YER141W); ancestral locus Anc_8.183, similar to uniprot|P40086 Saccharomyces cerevisiae YER141W Cytochrome c oxidase assembly protein COX15) yields the protein MLLARSRFYFNGNLAVLQAKTTAAKVASKTSALPALTLGRKVASVSRGGVLGALTRASAPRLDKTRQFSTVAALYQRSNVHVIKPRESDPNEDPKASPRKWPVNSSKWAGYWLIASAVSVFGIVVLGGLTRLTESGLSITEWKPVTGSLPPMSEADWIEEFDKYKDSPEFKLLNSNITLSEFKFIFWMEWAHRLWGRFIGLTFVLPAVYFVARKRVSPNIAGRLGVISILLGLQGAIGWWMVKSGLDNKFMETDNSHPRVSPYRLATHLGAAFVLYWAMLSTGVQVLRESRWIANPSSAVADFAKLNNPILKPFKRYTTVFCGLVFLTAMSGAFVAGLDAGMIYNTFPFMGEGIVPPKTELMDPLFAQKNDKSDLWWRNIFENPVTVQFDHRVLATTTFCASFALLLMSNRFKPFLPRKAFLACHSIMGIAMVQVTLGISTLIYLVPTPLAAAHQAGALALLSAAAYLGAQLKRPRVPFQNIVSRLHNASVVKNGFEEVAKNQYKRKTTKLPGSL from the coding sequence ATGCTCCTCGCCCGATCGAGGTTCTACTTCAACGGCAACCTCGCCGTGCTGCAGGCCAAAACCACAGCCGCCAAGGTGGCCTCCAAGACCTCGGCTCTGCCTGCCCTCACTCTGGGTCGAAAGGTCGCTTCTGTGTCTCGTGGAGGCGTTCTCGGCGCTCTAACTCGAGCGTCAGCCCCCAGACTCGACAAGACCCGTCAATTCTCCACAGTCGCTGCCCTGTACCAGCGATCCAACGTCCACGTGATTAAGCCTCGAGAATCCGATCCCAATGAGGACCCCAAGGCCTCTCCCAGAAAGTGGCCTGTCAACTCGTCCAAGTGGGCTGGATACTGGCTCATTGCCTCCGCTGTCTCTGTCTTTGGTATTGTTGTTCTCGGCGGTCTGACTCGTCTGACTGAGTCTGGTCTGTCCATCACGGAGTGGAAGCCTGTCACAGGATCCCTGCCTCCCATGAGCGAGGCCGACTGGATcgaggagtttgacaaATACAAGGACTCCCCCGAgttcaagctgctcaactccaacatcacccTTTCCGAGTTCAAGTTCATTTTCTGGATGGAGTGGGCCCATCGTCTGTGGGGTCGATTCATTGGTCTCACCTTTGTGCTCCCTGCCGTCTACTTTGTTGCCCGAAAGCGAGTCTCTCCCAATATCGCCGGCCGTCTCGGTGTCATTTCTATCCTGCTTGGTCTCCAGGGAGCCATTGGATGGTGGATGGTGAAGTCGGGTCTTGACAACAAGTTCATGGAGACAGATAACTCTCACCCTCGAGTATCCCCCTACCGACTGGCCACCCATCTTGGAGCGGCGTTTGTTCTGTACTGGGCCATGCTCTCCACTGGTGTTCAGGTTCTGCGAGAATCCCGATGGATCGCCAACCCATCTTCTGCAGTTGCTGACTTCGCCAAACTCAACAATCCTATCCTCAAGCCCTTCAAGCGATACACTACAGTCTTCTGCGGCCTTGTGTTCCTCACTGCCATGTCCGGAGCCTTTGTTGCGGGTCTCGATGCCGGAATGATCTACAACACCTTCCCCTTCATGGGAGAGGGAATTGTTCCCCCCAAGACCGAGCTCATGGACCCTCTGTTCGCCCAAAAAAATGACAAATCTGATCTTTGGTGGAGAAATATCTTCGAGAACCCCGTGACTGTCCAGTTTGACCACCGAGTGCTCGCCACTACGACATTCTGCGCGTCCTttgctctgctgctgatgtCTAACAGATTCAAGCCCTTCTTGCCCCGAAAGGCTTTCCTGGCCTGCCACTCCATCATGGGTATCGCTATGGTTCAGGTCACTCTGGGTATTTCCACTCTGATATATCTTGTCCCCACTCCTCTGGCTGCCGCTCACCAGGCCGGAGCTCTTGCTCTGTTGTCTGCGGCAGCCTACCTTGGAGCCCAGCTCAAGCGACCCCGAGTGCCCTTCCAGAACATTGTTTCTCGATTGCACAATGCCTCTGTCGTTAAGAACGGCTTTGAGGAGGTTGCCAAGAACCAATACAAGAGAAAGACAACCAAGTTGCCCGGCTCTCTTTAA